In Denticeps clupeoides chromosome 1, fDenClu1.1, whole genome shotgun sequence, a single window of DNA contains:
- the LOC114788060 gene encoding cytospin-A, with protein MGNLSSKEGHGSAGQTLDAFQTPPTSPLSPDGAPGQINFPLPHQESTKEIKGQTHKEAAAPAVSQPTRQESRSPPVTNQEWAVIGTGACPTLDKKGTVESGKRSTLGRKGPKSSSSSSASLSSARTPSPPVSPLEHSWQDKDSGLEQSLVDPSSCGGTLSIEGTLLEECRTALGLGSAQNTIHGMADLLRLFLTNQGVLMEELRNLKESIQAERVEWLQFQADLQVAVGVADRLRAEAQEELGALREAQQDWLKQLSVAQQGQRDAEGQLEGLRAQLGENQQRPASLTPSRERGRERGVGRGVADGYLRSVAAEKRREEAVRESSRTLTSERSRSLSRLPLSSDSPVLLNGTSSATPTTGLLGKGTEQIRGRRSLENQDRLTNTSSSGKQEEATRLANSDLSDLPPIGKSRPQDDFSRLLRRHGGSKRNSLLRWCQSRTQGYKNIDITNFSSSWSDGLAFCAVFHTYLPSHIPYSSLGPDDKMENLTLAFKTGESVGIATSLTAEEMLRPEGPDWQRVLGYVESIYRHFEM; from the exons ATGGGTAATCTCTCCAGCAAGGAGGGACATGGATCCGCTG GTCAGACTCTGGATGCGTTCCAGACACCTCCTACCTCCCCGCTCTCCCCAGACGGCGCACCGGGCCAGATCAATTTCCCTTTACCTCACCAAGAATCAACGAAAGAGATCAAAGGTCAGACGCACAAAGAGGCCGCGGCCCCTGCCGTCAGCCAACCCACCAGGCAGGAGTCGCGGTCTCCTCCGGTGACGAACCAGGAGTGGGCGGTGATTGGAACCGGAGCCTGCCCGACTTTGGACAAAAAGGGAACCGTTGAATCCGGCAAGCGGAGCACGTTGGGACGAAAGGGGCCCAAgagcagcagtagcagcagcgcCTCTCTGTCCTCAGCGAGGACCCCGAGCCCACCGGTCAGCCCCCTGGAGCACAGCTGGCAGGACAAGGACAGCGGCCTGGAGCAGTCTCTGGTGGACCCAAGCAGTTGTGGGGGGACGCTGTCCATAGAAGGGACCCTCCTGGAAGAATGCAGAACGGCTCTGGGCCTGGGTTCCGCGCAGAACACAATACACGGCATGGCTG aTCTGCTGAGACTTTTTCTGACTAATCAAGGAGTACTAATGGAGGAGCTGCGAAACCTAAAGGAGTCAATTCAG GCAGAGCGGGTCGAGTGGCTTCAGTTCCAAGCTGACCTGCAGGtggcagtgggcgtggccgaccGGCTGCGGGCGGAGGCACAGGAGGAGCTGGGCGCGCTCAGAGAGGCCCAGCAGGACTGGCTGAAGCAGTTGTCTGTGGCCCAGCAGGGCCAGCGGGATGCCGAGGGGCAGCTGGAGGGCCTGAGAGCCCAGCTGGGGGAGAATCAGCAGAGGCCGGCCTCGCTGACTCCGAGCCGGGAGAGGGGCCGGGAGAGAGGCGTGGGGAGGGGAGTGGCAGACGGGTACCTGCGGAGCGTGGCTGccgagaagaggagagaggaggctgTGCGGGAGTCCAGCAGGACTCTTACTTCCGAGCGCTCCAG GAGTCTCTCTAGACTTCCTTTGTCCTCAGACTCTCCGGTCCTTCTGAATGGCACCTCCTCGGCCACCCCAACAACTGGACTCCTTGGCAAG gGTACAGAACAAATCCGTGGGAGGCGAAGTCTCGAAAACCAAGACCGCTTGACGAACACGAGCAGCTCAG GCAAACAAGAAGAAGCAACACGCCTGGCCAACTCCGACCTCTCTGACCTGCCTCCGATCGGTAAAAGCAG GCCTCAGGACGACTTCAGCAGGCTTTTACGTCGGCATGGCGGCTCAAAGAGGAACTCTCTGCTGCGTTGGTGTCAGAGTCGCACTCAGGGCTACAAG AACATTGACATCACAAatttcagcagcagctggtcagACGGACTGGCATTCTGTGCCGTGTTCCACACCTACCTCCCGTCCCACATCCCATACAGCAGCCTTGGCCCAGATGACAAG ATGGAGAACCTCACACTTGCGTTCAAGACAGGGGAGAGTGTTGGAATTGCAACCTCACTC ACAGCCGAGGAAATGCTGAGGCCTGAAGGTCCTGACTGGCAAAGGGTACTGGGATACGTGGAGAGCATATATCGCCACTTTGAGATGTGA